From Dendropsophus ebraccatus isolate aDenEbr1 chromosome 2, aDenEbr1.pat, whole genome shotgun sequence, a single genomic window includes:
- the LOC138784269 gene encoding lymphocyte antigen 6E-like isoform X2: protein MSWDWWNTDVYSLTCYTCTSQSSNSNCQSATNCTTGTTSCMTSVSSAGIGSLSITSITKTCSTACVATGFNAVVGSSSVTCCSTDLCNTSGASSIRSTNSILAAALGVSAVLLRSFSQ from the exons TTTATTCCTTAACCTGCTACACGTGTACGAGCCAGAGCAGCAACAGCAACTGCCAGAGTGCGACTAACTGCACCACCGGGACCACGTCCTGTATGACCTCAGTGTCGTCTGCCGGGATCG GGAGTCTCTCGATTACCAGCATCACCAAGACTTGCTCCACAGCTTGTGTAGCCACAGGATTTAACGCTGTTGTGGGTTCATCAAGTGTGACCTGCTGCAGCACTGACCTGTGTAACACCAGCGGCGCCTCCAGCATCAGATCCACCAACAGCATCCTGGCCGCCGCTCTGGGAGTCTCCGCGGTCCTGCTGAGAAGCTTCTCCCAGTAA
- the LOC138784269 gene encoding lymphocyte antigen 6E-like isoform X1, protein MAACTTLLLLAALCMGTVYSLTCYTCTSQSSNSNCQSATNCTTGTTSCMTSVSSAGIGSLSITSITKTCSTACVATGFNAVVGSSSVTCCSTDLCNTSGASSIRSTNSILAAALGVSAVLLRSFSQ, encoded by the exons ATGGCCGCCTGCACCACACTCCTCCTGCTCGCTGCACTCTGCATGGGCACAG TTTATTCCTTAACCTGCTACACGTGTACGAGCCAGAGCAGCAACAGCAACTGCCAGAGTGCGACTAACTGCACCACCGGGACCACGTCCTGTATGACCTCAGTGTCGTCTGCCGGGATCG GGAGTCTCTCGATTACCAGCATCACCAAGACTTGCTCCACAGCTTGTGTAGCCACAGGATTTAACGCTGTTGTGGGTTCATCAAGTGTGACCTGCTGCAGCACTGACCTGTGTAACACCAGCGGCGCCTCCAGCATCAGATCCACCAACAGCATCCTGGCCGCCGCTCTGGGAGTCTCCGCGGTCCTGCTGAGAAGCTTCTCCCAGTAA